One part of the Sulfolobus tengchongensis genome encodes these proteins:
- a CDS encoding metallophosphoesterase family protein, whose amino-acid sequence MGLFKKNKPESNSTGNVKILFTTDLHGSETAFRKFLNAGLMTKADVLIIGGDLAGKSLIPIIDIGNGKFKVEEKVIGREGLDEIIKKYKSSGIYYTIVDQRGLVELNENKKALDEEFKRVILERLQEWDKIAEEKLKGTNLKVYTNLGNDDPLYMFDVISKSERLVKCEGEIVNINGYEMVTFGYVNPTPWNTPREMTEDQIYSNLKQMIEKVENPDRTIFNLHAPPYGTNLDNAPLLDKTLKPVVRNGEIVMTHVGSTAIRKLEEEFQPLLGIHGHIHESRAFDKIGKTVIINPGSEYGIGLLHATYIVLENNKVKTHQFIIG is encoded by the coding sequence GTGGGTCTGTTTAAAAAGAATAAACCGGAATCAAATAGCACGGGAAATGTTAAAATATTGTTCACAACTGACTTACATGGTTCAGAAACAGCCTTTAGAAAATTCCTTAACGCGGGTTTAATGACGAAAGCTGACGTACTTATCATAGGAGGAGATTTAGCTGGAAAGTCATTAATACCAATAATTGATATTGGGAACGGCAAGTTTAAGGTAGAAGAGAAAGTAATTGGAAGGGAAGGACTAGATGAGATTATTAAAAAGTACAAATCCTCTGGAATCTATTATACGATAGTTGATCAGAGAGGATTAGTAGAATTAAATGAAAACAAGAAAGCATTAGATGAAGAATTCAAACGAGTGATACTGGAAAGACTACAAGAGTGGGATAAAATAGCAGAGGAGAAGTTAAAGGGAACTAACTTGAAAGTGTATACAAATTTGGGAAATGATGATCCACTATACATGTTTGACGTTATAAGCAAAAGTGAAAGGTTAGTAAAATGTGAGGGAGAGATAGTAAATATTAACGGGTATGAAATGGTAACTTTCGGCTACGTAAATCCTACGCCTTGGAATACTCCAAGGGAGATGACGGAAGATCAGATATATTCTAATTTAAAGCAGATGATAGAAAAAGTGGAAAATCCAGATAGGACAATATTTAACCTTCATGCTCCACCTTATGGTACAAATCTAGACAACGCACCATTATTAGATAAGACGTTAAAACCAGTAGTTAGAAATGGAGAAATTGTCATGACTCATGTAGGCTCTACAGCAATAAGAAAACTGGAAGAGGAATTTCAACCACTATTAGGAATCCACGGTCATATTCATGAGTCAAGAGCATTTGATAAAATAGGTAAAACTGTAATTATTAACCCTGGTAGTGAGTACGGAATAGGACTACTCCACGCAACTTACATAGTTTTAGAGAACAACAAAGTAAAGACACACCAATTTATTATAGGATAA
- a CDS encoding APC family permease — MPDKNQSIFIRQSSGLVREVSPWASFFATFGLVTGGVPILIVSWLYLAPGANWTLSYLITLLPTLGMSFLFYIASISTPRSGGDYVFNARGSHPLIGFVNYWALWIAFALSLGLYSYLGGQWFAYLFTGIGLFYGSSTLINLGNFFTTTLGSVIIGIIILAISAVVASVGRYGWTFVFTTGIVSIITTIVTFVALGTIHPSQFYSALSSFTGVKDAYSDVVNTATSNGLTFVSPTTGALLAIPVVWYYYVWYNLPASWSGEMRRVKYNSLLGIVGAILFVAIYYILFTDLNLNAFGERFLTSWSYISSNSLNNTIYNDLSGIGTFTPFFALLVNHSIILYIIMWIAFWLPNFYSQPPLLISLTRYLFAWAFDRIMPERLANVNERFHIPLEATITSIIVGTIGLLLYAYVPTISIVDVTVVFEISYGIFALTTALMPFIRKDFFDKAVAVKTKIGKIPLISLIGFPVFGFLLYALYITWGNPVLLPINFPTILSLGIIYASGIIIYVISYIFNTRKGIQIDLIFKEIPPE, encoded by the coding sequence ATGCCAGATAAAAATCAATCAATCTTTATTAGACAATCTTCTGGATTAGTAAGAGAAGTAAGTCCTTGGGCGTCATTTTTTGCGACTTTTGGCTTAGTAACTGGAGGAGTACCGATATTAATAGTGTCATGGCTTTATTTAGCACCAGGGGCAAATTGGACCTTATCCTATTTAATAACTCTTCTTCCCACATTAGGAATGTCATTCCTTTTTTACATCGCTTCTATATCTACCCCTAGATCTGGTGGAGATTACGTATTTAACGCGAGGGGGTCACATCCATTAATTGGGTTTGTTAATTACTGGGCGTTATGGATAGCTTTTGCTTTATCCTTAGGGTTATATAGTTATTTAGGTGGACAATGGTTTGCGTATCTTTTTACTGGCATAGGTCTTTTTTATGGTAGCTCTACATTAATAAATTTAGGAAATTTCTTTACTACCACGTTAGGAAGCGTTATAATAGGTATTATAATATTGGCTATATCAGCAGTTGTTGCATCAGTAGGTAGATATGGCTGGACTTTTGTTTTTACTACTGGTATTGTGTCGATAATAACAACAATAGTAACTTTCGTTGCCCTAGGAACTATACATCCGTCCCAATTTTATTCGGCATTATCGTCATTTACTGGAGTAAAAGACGCATATAGCGATGTAGTAAATACGGCCACATCCAACGGTTTAACCTTTGTATCTCCAACAACTGGAGCTTTATTGGCAATTCCCGTGGTCTGGTATTACTATGTATGGTATAATTTACCAGCATCATGGAGTGGAGAAATGAGAAGAGTAAAGTACAATTCCTTACTAGGAATTGTGGGTGCGATATTATTCGTAGCTATTTATTACATTTTATTTACTGATCTCAACCTTAATGCATTCGGAGAGAGGTTCTTAACATCATGGTCTTATATTTCATCTAACTCATTAAATAATACGATCTACAATGACTTAAGTGGAATAGGCACATTTACGCCATTCTTCGCTCTATTAGTAAACCATAGTATAATTCTTTACATTATCATGTGGATAGCCTTTTGGTTGCCTAATTTCTATAGTCAGCCTCCGCTGTTAATATCCCTAACTAGATATTTGTTTGCGTGGGCGTTCGATAGAATAATGCCAGAGAGGTTAGCAAATGTCAATGAGAGATTCCACATCCCACTTGAAGCTACAATAACTAGCATTATCGTTGGCACAATAGGTCTATTGCTTTACGCTTACGTTCCCACGATATCAATCGTGGACGTGACCGTAGTATTCGAAATAAGTTATGGGATTTTCGCGTTAACTACTGCGCTAATGCCCTTTATAAGGAAAGACTTCTTCGATAAAGCAGTTGCAGTTAAAACCAAAATAGGAAAAATACCTTTAATATCTTTGATAGGATTTCCCGTATTTGGTTTCCTCCTTTACGCACTATATATAACTTGGGGAAATCCCGTTTTATTACCCATAAACTTTCCCACAATACTCTCATTAGGAATAATATATGCTAGTGGAATTATAATATACGTCATCTCTTATATATTTAATACCAGAAAAGGGATACAGATAGATTTAATCTTTAAGGAAATACCGCCTGAATAA
- a CDS encoding transposase encodes MSSEERRYTRDWSKYDENLITRYEMIFPYYVFEHWYELLEEDNKKAKTRPYKAPLMFNQFLAFLYVFFTYREIEGILRALYKMGIIPVYLDYKTIHLRLKNMQLDFNKVKDEVELISDGTGISVEQGGRYIRAKWKKGGKGKFLKIVVHVDANSMKVLKAEVENSEVKSAVKVIKEVSEGGGRVTKFYGDKAYDSNAIYDLVPEVVIPPKRSANVDRASPRRRDTILEYRESPRDWSRKRGYGKRWRVEVVISAVKRMFGDGIRARGVLQGKAALLKFWVYHVMREMADFLVGEVHAVRVA; translated from the coding sequence ATGTCCTCTGAGGAAAGGAGATACACTAGAGATTGGTCAAAGTACGACGAGAACCTCATAACTAGATACGAGATGATATTCCCCTACTACGTGTTTGAACATTGGTACGAACTTCTAGAGGAGGATAACAAGAAGGCAAAAACAAGACCCTACAAAGCACCACTCATGTTCAACCAATTCCTAGCCTTCCTCTACGTATTCTTCACATACAGAGAAATAGAGGGAATTCTGAGAGCACTATACAAAATGGGAATAATACCAGTATACCTAGACTACAAGACAATCCACCTAAGACTAAAAAACATGCAACTAGACTTCAACAAAGTCAAGGATGAAGTAGAACTAATAAGCGACGGCACGGGAATAAGCGTTGAACAAGGAGGTAGGTACATAAGGGCAAAGTGGAAAAAGGGAGGAAAGGGAAAGTTCCTCAAAATAGTAGTTCACGTTGATGCTAATTCCATGAAGGTTTTGAAGGCTGAGGTTGAGAACTCTGAAGTTAAGTCGGCAGTTAAGGTAATTAAGGAGGTAAGTGAAGGGGGTGGGAGGGTTACGAAGTTTTATGGGGATAAGGCTTATGATTCTAATGCTATTTATGATCTAGTTCCTGAGGTTGTGATTCCGCCTAAGAGGTCGGCTAATGTGGATAGGGCTAGTCCGAGGAGGCGTGATACTATTTTAGAGTATAGGGAGTCGCCACGTGATTGGAGTAGGAAAAGGGGTTATGGTAAGAGGTGGAGGGTTGAGGTTGTGATATCTGCTGTGAAGAGGATGTTTGGTGATGGGATTCGCGCTAGGGGTGTTCTTCAAGGTAAGGCTGCTCTTTTGAAGTTTTGGGTTTATCACGTTATGAGGGAGATGGCTGATTTCTTGGTGGGTGAGGTTCACGCGGTTCGCGTGGCGTAG
- the speB gene encoding agmatinase, whose product MRQIDALKSPRFTQVSTFARLPLCAKDEEIKAAFLGIPFDDATTYRPGARFGPMGIRQGSRLLRPYNQFLDTYPFDKLNACDLGDVNIVPGYIEDTMNVIQNNLYEIISAKDMVPFIAGGDHSITLPILRAIYRKYGKVNIVHFDSHYDFWDSYWGKKYTHGTWLRRAIEESLIKNAVQAGIRASTFSKEDLKDKERLGVSSFTIRDLKNNIDAVIKEINSLTGPTYISIDIDVVDPAFAPGTGTPEVGGLTSFEIIEIVRRLRFDKLVGFDVVEVSPPYDVSEITSMLAANIIYEGMSVLSLNL is encoded by the coding sequence ATGAGACAAATAGATGCTTTAAAGTCTCCTCGTTTCACGCAAGTTTCCACATTTGCTAGATTACCCTTATGTGCCAAGGATGAGGAAATTAAAGCTGCGTTCTTAGGAATACCTTTTGATGACGCTACAACTTATAGACCTGGAGCCAGGTTTGGACCAATGGGAATAAGACAAGGATCTAGGCTCTTAAGACCTTATAATCAGTTTCTGGATACATATCCTTTTGATAAGCTGAACGCTTGCGATTTAGGTGATGTGAATATTGTTCCAGGATATATAGAGGACACCATGAATGTAATACAAAATAACCTTTATGAAATTATATCCGCCAAAGATATGGTACCGTTTATAGCTGGAGGCGATCATTCAATTACTTTACCAATTTTAAGGGCTATATATAGGAAATATGGGAAAGTAAATATTGTCCATTTTGATTCTCATTACGATTTCTGGGACTCATACTGGGGAAAGAAGTACACACATGGTACATGGTTAAGGAGAGCAATTGAAGAGAGTTTAATTAAAAACGCCGTACAAGCTGGTATTAGAGCTTCTACTTTTTCTAAAGAAGATCTTAAAGATAAAGAAAGATTAGGAGTAAGTAGCTTTACTATTAGAGATTTGAAAAATAATATAGATGCAGTAATTAAAGAAATTAATTCCCTAACAGGGCCCACTTACATTTCTATTGATATAGATGTAGTTGATCCCGCATTTGCGCCAGGCACTGGAACACCAGAAGTTGGAGGTTTAACAAGCTTTGAGATTATAGAAATAGTTAGGCGCTTAAGGTTCGACAAGTTAGTTGGATTTGATGTTGTAGAAGTTTCACCACCTTACGATGTAAGTGAAATTACTAGTATGTTAGCGGCAAACATAATTTATGAGGGAATGAGCGTATTATCATTAAACTTATGA